The segment AAGCGCTGCGCAAGGGCTGGGATGTGTACGTTGCGGCGCTGAGCGAGCCTGATGCACTGTCGTCCATCAAGCTGACGTTCATCACTGCGCTGATTGCCGTGCCGCTGAATCTGGTGTTCGGCGTGGCAGCGGCTTGGTGTATTGCCAAGTATGAGTTCAAGGGCAAGGCCTTTTTGACCACGCTGATTGATCTGCCGTTCTCCATTTCGCCCGTGGTGGCAGGTTTGATGTACGTGCTGGTCTTTGGCGCCAATGGCTGGCTGGGCCCATGGCTTGCGGCCAACAATATCCAGATCATCTTTGCCGTGCCCGGCATTGTGCTGGCCACCATCTTTGTGACCTTCCCCTTCATCGCCCGTGAGCTGATTCCTTTGATGCAGGCGCAAGGAACGGATGAAGAGCAGGCCGCTGTGGTACTGGGTGCTTCTGGCTGGCAAACCTTCTGGCATGTGACCCTGCCCAACATCAAGTGGGGCTTGGTTTACGGCGTGATCTTGTGTAACGCCCGCGCTATGGGGGAGTTTGGTGCCGTGTCTGTGGTCTCCGGTCATATCCGTGGGCAGACCAACACCATGCCGCTGCATGTGGAAGTGCTGTACGCCGACTATCAGGCCGCTGCCGCTTTTGCCGTGGCATCGCTGCTGGCGCTGCTGGCTTTGGTGACGCTGCTCATCAAATCGATAGCCGAATGGCGCGAAGAACAACAGGCCAAAGCATCTGTGGATGCCCCTCCTGAGCGCCCTAGCCAGATCAGCCAAAACTCGAACAAAACCGCCACGGCAGCCTGAGCTGTCTGGACATCAAGCAGAGATTCATCATGAGTATCGAAATTCGTAATGTCAGCAAGCAGTTCGGCGACTTTCAGGCGCTGCGCGATGTCAGTCTGGATATCAAGTCGGGCGAGTTGATTGCCTTGCTTGGCCCTTCGGGCTGCGGCAAAACGACGTTGCTGCGCATCATCGCGGGTCTGGAAACTGCCGATGTGGGCACCATTCACTTCAGCGGTGAAGACACCACGGATGTGCATGTGCGTGACCGCAACGTCGGCTTTGTGTTTCAGCACTACGCCTTGTTCCGCCACATGACGGTGTTTGAAAACGTGGCTTTTGGCCTGCGTATCAAGCCTCGCAAAGAACGCCCCAGCGAAGCCGTGATCAAAGAAAAGGTCATGAAGCTGCTCAAACTGGTGCAGCTGGACTGGATTGCGGATCGCTTTCCTTCTCAACTGTCTGGTGGTCAGCGCCAGCGTATTGCGCTGGCCCGTGCGCTGGCGGTAGAGCCGAAGGTGCTTTTGCTAGACGAGCCTTTTGGCGCTTTAGACGCCAAGGTGCGCAAGGAGCTGCGCCGCTGGCTGCGTCAGTTGCACGATGAGCTGCATGTGACTTCGATCTTCGTCACCCACGACCAAGAAGAAGCGCTGGAAGTGGCTGACCGCGTGGTCGTTATCAACCAAGGCAAGATCGAGCAAGAAGGCACGCCCCAGCAGGTTTGGGACAACCCGGCCACGCCATTTGTTTATGGTTTCTTGGGTGATGTCAACTTGTTCAAGGGCCGTGCCCGTGATGGCCGTGTTTACTTGGACGACGGCATGCAAATGGACAGCTCTGATGCCCGCGGTGCCAATGACAGTCAGGCCTTTGCCTATGTGCGCCCCCATGACTTGGAGGTGGAGCGCTATTCACCCGGCCAGAATTTGGATGCGCAGGGCCGCCCCACAGGCATCGTGGCCCAGTTGTCGCGCGCGATTGTGGTCGGCCCCATCGCAAGGCTGGAACTTATTCCGTCTGAAGCTACACCAAACGCTAGCAATGCCGGTGACGAAGGAATCATTGAAGCCCATATCCCTTCGCAACAGTTCAAAGACATGGGCCTGCGCGAAGGTGAAACCCTGGTGGTGACACCGCGCCGCGCCAAGGTGTTTTTGGATGAGGCTGCGGGCATTTAATTCGCCCTGAGGCGCTTTGCGCCTTCCCCCTGAGGGGGCAACGATTTTTGCCGTAAGGCGTCGTTGCCATCGTCCTCTGCGAAAGGGAAGATGCATGCCACAGAGCGGAATCCTCTAACTCTGTTTAGGGGGAGTTATCCTTGTTGCTGGCATGATCCGAAAATTTCGCAGAAAGAATATTGATGCTTCAATGGTTTACCGCCGCGCCACGGCGCACTCTGGCCCTGATGAGCGCTGCTTGTGTGGCCATGCTGGCTTTTGGCATGTATTTGCAGCATGTAGTGGGGCTTGAGCCTTGCCCCATGTGTATCGTGCAGCGCTATGCACTAATTTTGGTAGCCATCTTCACGGGCTTGGCAAGCCTTAGTGGCAAAAAAGGCTGGTGGATGAGCTTTAGCGTACTGGCTTTGCTGGCCAGTGGTTTTGGCGCTTTTGTGGCTGCACGTCAAAGTTGGCTGCAGTGGTACCCGCCTGAATTTGCGACCTGCGGGCGCGACTTTTACGGAATGATTGAGCACTACTCTTTCAGCCGCTCGATCCCTATGATTTTCCAAGGCTCAGGTGACTGCGCTGCTATTGACTGGACCTTCATGGGCGGCTCCATTGCCAACTGGTCCTTTATCTGCTTTGCAGTATTTTTTGTTACAACTGCCACGCTGCTGATTAAGGCAGGAAAGTCTAGAAGCTATGCTAGGTGAGGTCTTCTTGCAGTGCCCTACGTTCTGCCTAGTTTCATTAATTTGAAAATACGATCTTCTATCAGCTATTAAAAGAGTCTAATTTTCTTCTTCATCACTAAAAGCGCCTTTGGGTGCTTTTTTTGTTCGTTGCTGTAGGCGATTAAGCAGTTCAATACAGAAAAGAAAGTTAACAATTCAAGATACCTTCAAATGTCAGAAAGTTGTTTTTTAGAAACAAAAGTATCAATTAGTTGATTGGTGTTAACAACTTTTTTACTGCTACGTATGTCCGTGCTTTTTATTGACTCTTGTGCAAACGGCGGCGGTTGTCGTGTAGGACTGGGATTACGCAAGATTTGTATTGTCAATAGATTTCAGAGTGCACCCTGAAGGTATCATTTTGTAACTTTGTTTACCTCTGTCAGCAAAACGACAATCTTCCAAGTTTTACTATTTGGTACCAAAGTCATGGGGCGGTTGACGTTATTGAGTTGGTTGGCGCGAATTTTGCTGGCGCTGCAGATGTTGTGGCTACCGCAAGCTGTCTTGGCTGCAGCGTATGCGACGGGTGGCGAAGGTAATTATAAAAACGAGATTTTGTGGCTGACTTGGGGTGGTGGGGCACTGGGTAAGCCTGATGTCATCTTGGCCGATGGTGCAAAGACTTCTGCAAGCTACAAGGTCGCGGATGGCCAGTGGCTTGAAGTCACCTGTTCGCTGAAGAAAACATCTGGTATCACTCTGAAAAGCTATGCGCCCGGTCAATGGAAAGAGGATCGGTTGGGGGCTCTCTATAGCGTCGGCACCTACGACCCTACGAAAAGTTATGACGGTAGATCTGGAAATCCAAAGCCAGCCGAGAATCCCAACAAACTGGTCAACGGCATCATGGTGTCGGGCCAGACGGTACAGTTTGATGTTACCTGCACTTCCTTGCTGGGCGGGCGTCCGCTGATGCAGCGGGGTTTTGTTATTGCCGATGCCGAAGCAATGAGCGGACCTGAGTATTTGCAGGGCAAAGGCGACGGAGAGTGGTATCTGATTGACAAGTATCTTGATACAGGTGCAGTCGGCTCTTCGTACCTGCTGGGCGGCAGTGACTCAGGAACCGCCAAGTTCAGTGTGGCTGATGGTGACGGTAAGCGAACTGCTGTTACTTTTTTAAAGTTCAAGACCCCCGCGTCGCAACAAACCATGGGCTTTGAAATGCGTGGCGGACCGAACGGCGGGATAACCGCTATGGCCATCGGCCTAGTGGTCCCCTATGCAGACTTTGGCGATGCGCCCCAAAGCTATGGGCAAGCCATGCATGTTATTGAAAA is part of the Comamonas sp. Y33R10-2 genome and harbors:
- the cysW gene encoding sulfate ABC transporter permease subunit CysW, whose product is MSTIHAAMQTLFPNLLPIWTNLFVGIVVVVVALLVLYQLTAPAKSTKLEKMSTTEPRWVRWVLITIAMLFMVLFLILPLLSVFGEALRKGWDVYVAALSEPDALSSIKLTFITALIAVPLNLVFGVAAAWCIAKYEFKGKAFLTTLIDLPFSISPVVAGLMYVLVFGANGWLGPWLAANNIQIIFAVPGIVLATIFVTFPFIARELIPLMQAQGTDEEQAAVVLGASGWQTFWHVTLPNIKWGLVYGVILCNARAMGEFGAVSVVSGHIRGQTNTMPLHVEVLYADYQAAAAFAVASLLALLALVTLLIKSIAEWREEQQAKASVDAPPERPSQISQNSNKTATAA
- a CDS encoding sulfate/molybdate ABC transporter ATP-binding protein, whose product is MSIEIRNVSKQFGDFQALRDVSLDIKSGELIALLGPSGCGKTTLLRIIAGLETADVGTIHFSGEDTTDVHVRDRNVGFVFQHYALFRHMTVFENVAFGLRIKPRKERPSEAVIKEKVMKLLKLVQLDWIADRFPSQLSGGQRQRIALARALAVEPKVLLLDEPFGALDAKVRKELRRWLRQLHDELHVTSIFVTHDQEEALEVADRVVVINQGKIEQEGTPQQVWDNPATPFVYGFLGDVNLFKGRARDGRVYLDDGMQMDSSDARGANDSQAFAYVRPHDLEVERYSPGQNLDAQGRPTGIVAQLSRAIVVGPIARLELIPSEATPNASNAGDEGIIEAHIPSQQFKDMGLREGETLVVTPRRAKVFLDEAAGI
- a CDS encoding disulfide bond formation protein B, with protein sequence MLQWFTAAPRRTLALMSAACVAMLAFGMYLQHVVGLEPCPMCIVQRYALILVAIFTGLASLSGKKGWWMSFSVLALLASGFGAFVAARQSWLQWYPPEFATCGRDFYGMIEHYSFSRSIPMIFQGSGDCAAIDWTFMGGSIANWSFICFAVFFVTTATLLIKAGKSRSYAR